A window of Natronococcus sp. CG52 genomic DNA:
TCTGTGCGAACTGGTATCGAATCGACGAGTTTGCGACGATGACGGGGTTGACCGGCGGCGTCGCCGGCCTCGGGGCCATCTTCGCGACGACGCCGCTGGCGATCGCTATCGGCTGGTTCGGGTGGCGCCAGACGGTGTTCGGGCTCGCCCTGCTCGGCTTCGTCGCAGGTGGCGCGGTCCTCGCGCTTACCCGGAGTTCGCCCGCAGACGCCGGCCTCGAGCCGATCGATAACGTGCCCGAACAGCCGTCGGTGACGCTCGCCGAGACGACCGACTACTTGCGAGACCTGCTCGCCGACGCCGACCAGTGGCTGCTGTCGCTCATCTTCTTCTCCTCGATGGGGACCATCCTGACGATCATCGGTCTCTGGGGTGTGCCGTATCTCGTCATCGTCTACGAACTCGACGTTACGACGGCGTCGTACTACACGCTGCTCGGGTCGGTTGGGATGCTTATCGGCGCCCCGATGGTCGGCTGGGTATCGGACAGAATCGGGCGGCGATTCCTCCCGATGGCCGTCGGTCTCGGCGCGTTCATGCTCTCGCTCGCTACGGTACCTATCTTCGGCAACCCTCCCCTGGTCGTCATCGCCGCCACGTACTTCTTCATCGGTTTCTCCCTCGGGTTCGTGATGCTCTCGCTGTCGATCGTCAAGGAAAAGTATCCGCCCGAAGCGAGCGGCGTCGCCACCGCCACCGTCAACGGGGCGGGCTTTTTCGGGGCGACCGTCCTCCCGCCGCTGATGGGCATCGCACTCGACCGATATCGGACCGGCGACGTCGTCGCGGGGACCGTCGTCTACACCGAGTTCGGGTACCGCGTCGCCTTCGCTATTACGACCGCCGCCGTCGCGGTGGCGTTTCTCAGTTCGCTCTGGCTGTACCTCCGAGAGCAGCGCTGTTGTACAGGTGTCAGCTGATACCTGGCAGTCTGATGTCTTGCCCGGGTGCCGCCCTGTCCGGGCGGTATCGTCGCTATATCCTTATATGTCTCGTCGCCGGAACAGGAACCGGCTGACGATCGAGAGAACGAGGAACGCGGCGAGGAGGATACCGGTGTCGGCTAGC
This region includes:
- a CDS encoding MFS transporter: MDLLTDPTKRRWLAWGALALVFLLVNVHRLSTAVLSEQLTGDFGITAAQLGTLHASFFVIYAIVQIPTGALADRYGPRYVGAAGAFTLSLGAIAFTASGGYVAAFLSRALIGLGSGVIFISVLRFCANWYRIDEFATMTGLTGGVAGLGAIFATTPLAIAIGWFGWRQTVFGLALLGFVAGGAVLALTRSSPADAGLEPIDNVPEQPSVTLAETTDYLRDLLADADQWLLSLIFFSSMGTILTIIGLWGVPYLVIVYELDVTTASYYTLLGSVGMLIGAPMVGWVSDRIGRRFLPMAVGLGAFMLSLATVPIFGNPPLVVIAATYFFIGFSLGFVMLSLSIVKEKYPPEASGVATATVNGAGFFGATVLPPLMGIALDRYRTGDVVAGTVVYTEFGYRVAFAITTAAVAVAFLSSLWLYLREQRCCTGVS